From Nocardia sp. XZ_19_385, the proteins below share one genomic window:
- a CDS encoding SdpI family protein → MFVVALALFVLALVAIATGVLGLTGRLPRNRFVGVHTESALSTDETFRIANRVAAPTSVAAGALLFAGGLIASQAGVVVGLIVALVSAAVALFTLGGGAIAADKAIASLVPVQSGCGSSCGSCSLRDTCAPSN, encoded by the coding sequence GTGTTCGTCGTAGCTCTCGCCCTGTTCGTGCTGGCCCTCGTCGCCATCGCAACCGGCGTGCTCGGACTGACCGGCCGGCTGCCCCGCAACCGCTTCGTCGGCGTGCACACCGAGTCCGCCCTCAGCACCGATGAGACCTTCCGCATCGCGAACCGCGTTGCCGCGCCCACCTCGGTGGCGGCCGGTGCGCTGTTGTTCGCCGGTGGTCTGATCGCGTCCCAGGCCGGTGTCGTGGTCGGTCTGATCGTCGCCCTGGTCAGCGCGGCCGTCGCCCTGTTCACCCTCGGTGGCGGCGCCATCGCCGCCGACAAGGCGATCGCGAGCCTGGTTCCGGTGCAGTCCGGCTGTGGTTCGTCGTGCGGTTCGTGCTCGCTGCGCGATACCTGCGCACCGTCGAACTGA
- the leuS gene encoding leucine--tRNA ligase, which yields MQDNRVNDSDVPEQRYSADLAGRIERRWQQNWVERGTFHAPNPTGPLSGETPADKLFVQDMFPYPSGAGLHVGHPLGYIATDVFARYHRMQGRNVLHALGYDAFGLPAEQYAVQTGAHPRDTTMSNISTMQRQLDRLGLGHDRRRSFATTDPEYYKWTQWIFLRIYNAWYDQEADRARPIAELEAQFVSGARPAPEGQAWASMSPAERSALIDSYRLVYQTDSVVNWCPGLGTVLSNEEVTADGRSERGNFPVFRKRLWQWMMRITAYSDRLVDDLDLLDWPDNVKSMQRNWIGRSRGAQVKFDSAAGPIEVFTTRPDTLFGATYMVLAPEHELVDRLVTAAYPEGTDPRWTNASTTPAEAVAAYRKSIAAKSDLERQENKDKTGVFLGAYAVNPANGAQVPVFIADYVLSGYGTGAIMAVPGHDHRDWDFATAFGLPIVEVIAGGDVHEAAYSGDGKLVNSSYLDGLSVEEAKATIIARLEADGHGQGTVQYKLRDWLFARQRYWGEPFPIVYDETGAAHALPESMLPVELPEMEDFAPVTFDADDANSEPSPPLAKATDWVNVELDLGDGPKMYRRDTNVMPNWAGSSWYQLRYTDPTNSEAFCAKENESYWVGPRPAEHGPNDPGGVDLYVGGVEHAVLHLLYARFWQKVLFDLGDVSGREPYRRLFNQGYIQAFAYTDARGAYVPAAEVTERDGKFFWNDNEVFQEYGKIGKSLKNAISPDEMCDLYGADTFRFYEMSMGPLDTSRPWATKDVVGAHRFLQRVWRLVVDEETGAIRVTEDDPSNETARLLHKTIAGVDEDYAALRDNTAGAKLIELTNHLTKNYPQGAPRHVVESLILMLAPLSPHIAEELWERLGHPESLAHGPFPVADPAMLVDETVEYPIQVNGKVRSRIQVPADADNATIEAAALADEKIAALLNGAAPRKLIVVPGRLINIVA from the coding sequence ATGCAGGACAACCGTGTCAACGACAGCGATGTACCCGAGCAGCGGTACAGCGCCGATCTCGCGGGCCGCATCGAACGCCGGTGGCAGCAGAACTGGGTGGAGCGCGGCACCTTCCACGCGCCCAACCCGACCGGGCCGCTGTCCGGCGAAACGCCCGCCGACAAGCTGTTCGTCCAGGACATGTTCCCGTACCCGTCGGGCGCGGGCCTGCACGTCGGGCATCCGCTCGGCTACATCGCCACCGACGTGTTCGCGCGCTACCACCGCATGCAGGGCCGCAACGTGCTGCACGCGCTGGGTTACGACGCGTTCGGCCTGCCCGCCGAGCAGTACGCGGTGCAGACCGGCGCGCATCCGCGCGACACCACCATGTCCAACATCTCCACCATGCAGCGGCAGCTGGACCGGCTGGGCCTGGGCCACGACCGCCGGCGCTCGTTCGCGACCACCGACCCCGAGTACTACAAGTGGACGCAGTGGATCTTCCTGCGCATCTACAACGCCTGGTACGACCAGGAAGCCGACCGGGCCCGCCCGATCGCGGAGCTGGAAGCCCAATTCGTCAGTGGCGCACGGCCCGCCCCGGAAGGCCAGGCCTGGGCGAGCATGTCCCCGGCCGAGCGTTCCGCGCTGATCGACTCCTATCGCCTGGTCTACCAAACCGATTCGGTCGTGAACTGGTGCCCGGGCCTGGGCACGGTGCTGTCCAATGAAGAGGTCACCGCCGACGGCCGCAGCGAGCGCGGCAACTTCCCGGTGTTCCGTAAGCGCCTGTGGCAGTGGATGATGCGGATCACCGCCTACTCCGACCGCCTGGTCGACGACCTGGACCTGCTGGACTGGCCGGACAACGTGAAGTCCATGCAGCGCAACTGGATCGGGCGTTCGCGCGGCGCGCAGGTGAAGTTCGATTCGGCGGCCGGTCCGATCGAGGTGTTCACGACTCGCCCCGACACCCTGTTCGGCGCCACCTACATGGTGCTGGCGCCCGAGCACGAACTGGTCGACCGGCTGGTCACCGCCGCCTACCCCGAGGGCACCGACCCGCGCTGGACCAACGCGAGCACAACCCCCGCGGAAGCCGTTGCGGCCTACCGCAAGTCGATCGCGGCCAAGTCGGATCTGGAGCGCCAGGAGAACAAGGATAAGACCGGCGTCTTCCTGGGCGCGTACGCGGTGAATCCCGCCAACGGCGCGCAAGTGCCGGTGTTCATCGCCGACTACGTGCTCAGCGGCTACGGCACCGGCGCCATCATGGCGGTGCCCGGGCACGACCACCGCGACTGGGATTTCGCGACCGCCTTCGGCCTGCCGATCGTGGAGGTCATCGCCGGCGGCGACGTGCACGAGGCGGCGTACTCCGGCGACGGCAAGCTGGTGAATTCCAGCTACCTGGACGGACTTTCGGTCGAGGAAGCCAAGGCGACGATCATCGCCCGGCTGGAAGCCGACGGCCACGGCCAGGGCACCGTGCAGTACAAGCTGCGCGACTGGCTGTTCGCCCGGCAGCGCTACTGGGGCGAGCCGTTCCCGATCGTCTACGACGAGACCGGCGCCGCGCACGCGCTGCCGGAATCCATGCTGCCGGTGGAACTTCCGGAGATGGAGGATTTCGCACCGGTCACCTTCGACGCCGACGACGCGAACTCCGAGCCGTCCCCGCCGCTGGCCAAGGCCACCGACTGGGTCAACGTCGAACTGGATCTGGGCGACGGCCCGAAGATGTACCGGCGCGACACCAATGTCATGCCGAACTGGGCGGGCAGCTCCTGGTACCAGCTGCGCTACACCGACCCGACCAACTCGGAAGCGTTCTGCGCCAAGGAGAACGAGTCGTACTGGGTGGGCCCGCGCCCGGCCGAGCACGGCCCGAACGACCCGGGTGGTGTCGACCTGTACGTCGGCGGCGTCGAGCACGCGGTGCTGCACCTGCTGTACGCGCGGTTCTGGCAGAAAGTGCTGTTCGACCTGGGTGACGTCAGCGGCCGCGAGCCGTACCGGCGCCTGTTCAACCAGGGCTACATCCAGGCCTTCGCCTACACCGACGCCCGCGGCGCCTACGTGCCCGCCGCCGAAGTGACCGAGCGCGACGGCAAGTTCTTCTGGAACGACAACGAGGTGTTCCAGGAGTACGGCAAGATCGGCAAGTCGCTGAAGAACGCCATCTCCCCCGACGAGATGTGCGATCTGTACGGCGCCGACACCTTCCGCTTCTACGAGATGTCGATGGGCCCGCTGGACACCTCACGCCCCTGGGCCACCAAGGACGTCGTCGGCGCGCACCGCTTCCTGCAGCGCGTCTGGCGACTGGTGGTGGACGAGGAGACCGGCGCGATCCGCGTCACCGAGGACGATCCGTCGAACGAGACCGCGCGCCTGCTGCACAAGACGATCGCCGGTGTGGACGAGGATTACGCGGCGCTGCGCGACAACACCGCGGGCGCCAAGCTGATCGAGCTGACCAACCACCTCACCAAGAATTATCCCCAGGGCGCACCCCGCCACGTGGTGGAATCCCTGATCCTGATGCTGGCCCCGCTGTCCCCGCACATCGCCGAGGAACTGTGGGAGCGCCTGGGCCACCCGGAGTCGCTGGCGCACGGCCCCTTCCCGGTCGCCGACCCGGCCATGCTGGTCGACGAGACGGTGGAGTACCCGATCCAGGTCAACGGCAAGGTCCGCAGCCGCATCCAGGTCCCCGCCGACGCCGACAACGCGACCATCGAGGCGGCCGCCCTGGCCGACGAGAAAATCGCGGCCCTGCTCAACGGCGCCGCCCCGCGCAAGCTGATCGTCGTCCCCGGGCGCCTGATCAATATCGTGGCGTAG
- a CDS encoding Uma2 family endonuclease, which yields MSAPDEQPELRLTAEEFAEGRADGLGDIEIVDGRVVRMMAQSPLHSRVVRRMAGLLEAARRPGGPCLVVDSDVAARFADADSAAADRKLNIRYPDIWIRDCEPYDLNSVRDHILLVVEVTSESTIDVDITDKRIQYATAGIPCYLIVRLDQKEQRIEEIEEYRLDWSGRRYRAHDVHRRVLLLDEPLEATIPFEVLEQA from the coding sequence ATGAGCGCTCCTGACGAGCAACCCGAACTGCGTTTGACAGCCGAGGAGTTCGCCGAAGGGCGTGCGGACGGCCTCGGTGACATCGAGATCGTCGATGGGCGCGTCGTGCGGATGATGGCTCAGAGTCCCCTGCACAGCCGAGTGGTGCGACGGATGGCGGGATTGCTGGAGGCGGCCCGACGCCCCGGCGGGCCGTGCTTGGTGGTGGACTCCGATGTAGCCGCTCGGTTCGCTGACGCGGATTCGGCCGCCGCGGACCGAAAGTTGAACATCCGCTATCCCGACATCTGGATCCGCGACTGCGAGCCATACGACCTGAACTCGGTGCGCGACCACATCCTCCTGGTCGTCGAAGTGACCTCCGAATCGACCATTGATGTCGACATCACCGATAAGCGAATCCAATATGCGACGGCTGGCATTCCGTGCTATCTCATCGTCCGGCTGGACCAAAAGGAACAGCGGATCGAGGAGATCGAGGAGTACCGACTCGATTGGTCCGGCCGTCGCTACCGGGCACACGACGTCCACCGCCGCGTTCTGCTACTGGATGAGCCCCTCGAAGCGACGATCCCCTTCGAGGTACTGGAACAAGCGTAG
- a CDS encoding polysaccharide deacetylase family protein, with translation MLAAGTAVALTACTKAEGEPLEARSVADVPKLPNPLPPTPRLPPPPGGPKTPIPAQTITALPGPGSSLALTVDDGASPEVVGAYIQFAKDTGARFTFFVTAHYDSWSIHRAALRPLVDSGQIQLANHTWSHADLTAISGSTVAYQLETAKTYLHNNFGTDGTPYYRPPFGRHNGTVDRIAADLGYTVPTMWYGSLSDSGVITEDYLIECAHKYFNPQTIIIGHANAPAVTHCYGQLVDIIKERNLSMVTLNDVLLPPN, from the coding sequence ATGCTCGCCGCCGGCACGGCGGTGGCGCTGACCGCCTGCACCAAGGCCGAGGGTGAGCCTTTGGAGGCCAGGTCGGTCGCCGACGTGCCGAAGCTGCCGAACCCGCTGCCGCCCACGCCCCGGCTCCCGCCGCCACCCGGCGGCCCGAAGACCCCGATCCCGGCGCAGACCATCACCGCCCTGCCCGGACCGGGTTCCAGCCTGGCCCTCACCGTGGACGACGGCGCCAGTCCCGAGGTGGTCGGCGCCTACATCCAGTTCGCCAAGGACACCGGCGCCCGCTTCACCTTCTTCGTTACCGCGCACTACGACTCGTGGTCGATCCACCGAGCTGCCTTGCGCCCCTTGGTGGATTCCGGCCAGATCCAGCTGGCCAACCACACCTGGAGCCACGCCGACCTCACGGCCATCTCCGGCTCGACCGTCGCTTACCAGCTGGAGACCGCGAAAACCTACCTGCACAACAACTTCGGCACCGACGGCACGCCGTACTACCGCCCCCCGTTCGGCCGCCACAACGGCACCGTCGACCGCATCGCCGCCGACCTCGGCTACACCGTCCCCACCATGTGGTACGGCTCCCTGTCCGACTCGGGCGTCATCACCGAGGACTACCTGATCGAATGCGCCCATAAATACTTCAACCCGCAAACCATCATCATCGGCCACGCCAACGCCCCCGCCGTCACCCACTGCTACGGCCAGCTCGTCGACATCATCAAGGAACGCAACCTGTCGATGGTCACCCTGAACGACGTGCTGCTCCCGCCGAATTAG
- a CDS encoding SDR family oxidoreductase, translating to MTTAVTSLPKPTALITGASRGLGAAIARELAPAYELLLGARTADSLQPILAELPDATGWPVSLTDYPAVAEAVSRIERLDVLVHNAGVADIGTIAESSVEQWRNTLEANVIAVAELTRLLLPALRRANGHVVLINSGAGLRANAGWASYAASKFGLKAFGDALRLEEPQLRVTSIHPGRIDTDMQRAIIAGEGREYQPEEFLTPQTVAWTVRNALDTPRDAHPTEIVLRPYS from the coding sequence ATGACCACCGCCGTGACCAGCCTCCCGAAGCCGACCGCACTGATCACCGGCGCCAGCCGCGGGCTCGGCGCCGCCATCGCCAGAGAACTCGCACCGGCCTATGAGCTGCTGCTCGGCGCCCGGACCGCCGATTCCTTGCAGCCGATCCTGGCCGAATTGCCGGACGCCACCGGCTGGCCCGTGTCGCTGACCGACTATCCCGCTGTGGCCGAAGCGGTTTCGCGGATCGAGCGTCTTGATGTGCTTGTTCACAACGCCGGTGTCGCCGATATCGGCACGATCGCCGAGTCATCGGTGGAGCAGTGGCGGAATACGTTGGAAGCCAATGTGATTGCGGTCGCCGAGCTGACCCGGCTGCTGCTGCCCGCGCTGCGCCGGGCGAACGGCCATGTGGTGCTGATCAATTCGGGTGCCGGTTTGCGCGCCAACGCGGGCTGGGCGTCGTACGCGGCGAGCAAGTTCGGGCTCAAGGCCTTCGGCGACGCGCTGCGTCTAGAGGAGCCGCAGCTGCGAGTGACCTCGATCCACCCGGGCCGCATCGACACCGATATGCAGCGCGCGATCATCGCGGGCGAGGGCCGCGAGTACCAGCCCGAGGAATTCCTCACCCCGCAGACGGTGGCGTGGACGGTGCGCAACGCCCTCGACACCCCGCGCGACGCGCACCCCACCGAGATCGTGCTGCGCCCCTATAGCTGA
- a CDS encoding amylo-alpha-1,6-glucosidase: MAHPGFTPTQLAARAAYLLRGNDLGTMTSAAPRLYPHMWSWDAAFVAVGLAPLSVERAVIELDTLLSAQWKNGMIPHIVFANGVDGYFPGPARWECRKLAANAPDGPDTSGITQPPVHAIAVQRILDHSRRHGRSTRAVAEEFLNRRWPDLVRWHRWLAHARDPKETGRITLYHGWESGMDNSPRWDRAYENVIPGVLPPYQRADTAIVPDPTQRPSDREYDRYLWLVEQMRRAGYDDYQLTSTMSFAVEDVFVTAIFALACEVLAHIGEEYKQPLADVRDLHTWAERFRAGVVETTDARTGMARDFDVRLQRPIVTETLAVFAPLISGGLPRDAERSLLRLFEGPSYCGHPDLRYALPPSTSPVSKDFRPREYWRGPVWPVMSWLFSWAFARRGWAERAFMLRAEGLRQASDGSFAEYYEPFTGEPLGSMQQSWTAASVLDWLG; the protein is encoded by the coding sequence ATGGCTCATCCGGGTTTCACTCCCACCCAGCTCGCGGCCCGCGCCGCCTACCTGCTGCGGGGCAACGACCTGGGCACCATGACCAGCGCCGCGCCCCGCCTCTACCCGCACATGTGGAGCTGGGACGCCGCCTTCGTCGCGGTCGGTCTCGCGCCGCTCAGTGTGGAACGCGCCGTCATCGAGCTCGACACCCTGCTCTCGGCGCAGTGGAAGAACGGGATGATCCCGCACATCGTCTTCGCCAACGGCGTCGACGGCTACTTTCCCGGCCCGGCCCGCTGGGAGTGCCGCAAACTCGCGGCGAACGCGCCCGACGGCCCGGACACCTCCGGCATCACGCAGCCGCCGGTGCACGCCATCGCGGTGCAGCGCATCCTCGATCATTCGCGCCGGCACGGCCGCAGCACCCGCGCGGTCGCCGAGGAATTCCTGAACCGGCGCTGGCCGGATCTGGTGCGCTGGCATCGCTGGCTCGCCCATGCCCGGGACCCGAAGGAGACCGGCCGGATCACGCTGTATCACGGCTGGGAGTCCGGGATGGACAACTCCCCGCGCTGGGATCGGGCCTACGAGAACGTGATTCCGGGTGTGCTGCCGCCATATCAGCGCGCCGACACCGCGATCGTCCCGGACCCCACTCAGCGCCCCAGTGACCGCGAATACGACCGCTACCTGTGGCTGGTCGAGCAGATGCGCCGGGCCGGCTACGACGACTACCAGCTCACCTCGACCATGAGCTTCGCGGTGGAGGACGTGTTCGTCACAGCGATCTTCGCGCTGGCCTGTGAGGTGCTGGCCCATATCGGCGAGGAGTACAAGCAGCCTCTCGCCGACGTGCGCGACCTGCATACCTGGGCCGAACGGTTCCGCGCGGGCGTCGTCGAGACCACCGATGCTCGCACCGGCATGGCCCGTGACTTCGATGTGCGGTTGCAGCGCCCGATCGTCACCGAGACCCTGGCCGTGTTCGCGCCGCTGATCAGCGGCGGTCTCCCCCGCGACGCCGAACGCAGCCTGCTGCGCCTGTTCGAGGGCCCGAGCTACTGCGGCCACCCGGACCTCCGCTACGCGCTGCCCCCGTCGACCTCGCCGGTGTCGAAGGATTTCCGGCCACGCGAATACTGGCGCGGACCGGTGTGGCCGGTGATGAGCTGGCTGTTCTCCTGGGCGTTCGCCCGCCGCGGCTGGGCGGAACGGGCGTTCATGCTGCGCGCCGAGGGCTTGCGCCAGGCCAGCGACGGCAGCTTCGCCGAGTACTACGAGCCGTTCACCGGCGAACCGCTGGGCAGCATGCAGCAGTCGTGGACCGCGGCGTCGGTGCTGGACTGGCTGGGGTAA
- a CDS encoding G1 family glutamic endopeptidase, with translation MDKRSKRFILSVPLAAVLGFGLLQIPSATAKPQAAQVYSGYSAQPADEAPIKSVTARWTQPAISCNAFASLTGGLENMIGTGSALIQTPGMLANPLGLVVTQFVPHMSYWVGLVGGEGRDMTLIQTGTSAACVLGVVEYGGFFEAPSLRNQKSPEAWTDPGVAPGDVMRATVTWDGADSYRLVLENTTAGWSKEDTMELAGITPQLALAVGETIPCNSPDFTPVEFTEVTADGKPFGDYEVRSWSISPCTPIAPGPLEGESFTITQPEGVVSDTRPNGS, from the coding sequence ATGGACAAGCGGTCGAAAAGATTCATCCTGTCCGTGCCCCTGGCGGCAGTGCTCGGCTTCGGGCTGCTGCAAATACCCTCCGCGACCGCGAAACCCCAGGCCGCCCAGGTTTACAGCGGCTATTCGGCCCAACCGGCCGACGAGGCGCCGATCAAATCCGTCACCGCCCGCTGGACCCAGCCGGCCATCTCGTGCAACGCGTTCGCCAGCCTCACCGGCGGGCTGGAAAACATGATCGGCACTGGTTCCGCCCTGATCCAGACACCGGGCATGCTGGCCAACCCGCTGGGCCTGGTTGTCACCCAGTTCGTCCCGCACATGAGTTACTGGGTCGGCCTGGTGGGCGGCGAAGGTCGTGACATGACGTTGATCCAGACCGGCACCTCCGCCGCCTGTGTGCTGGGCGTCGTCGAATACGGGGGCTTCTTCGAGGCGCCCTCGCTGCGGAATCAGAAGTCGCCCGAGGCCTGGACCGATCCGGGGGTCGCACCGGGTGATGTCATGCGGGCCACCGTCACCTGGGACGGCGCCGACAGCTACCGCCTGGTTCTGGAGAACACCACCGCCGGCTGGTCCAAAGAGGACACCATGGAGCTGGCGGGCATCACCCCGCAACTCGCGCTCGCGGTCGGCGAGACGATCCCCTGCAACTCGCCGGATTTCACGCCCGTCGAGTTCACCGAGGTCACCGCCGATGGAAAGCCGTTCGGCGACTACGAGGTTCGCTCCTGGAGCATCAGCCCCTGCACCCCGATCGCGCCGGGCCCGTTGGAAGGCGAATCGTTCACGATCACGCAGCCGGAAGGTGTGGTGAGCGACACCCGCCCGAACGGTAGTTAG
- a CDS encoding glycoside hydrolase family 25 protein, whose translation MDTRRSRWMVLLIALAGILTAAPAAAAPQGPDVSSWQHPNKMLIDWFAVRHAGYEFAMVKATEGLHYMNPHFVPDSVIMRMAGVARGTYHYARPQLPPEAQAVLYSTVVLGQNGPLDLPPVLDLEDSGGLAPDQLIDWTQRYLNTVQAMTGRVPIIYTYPNFWKTAMANTNQFTRYPLWIADYRGNSEPEVPGGWPAWTFWQTTDSGTIPGIPAQVDLNVYSGAQGDFARFANM comes from the coding sequence ATGGATACCAGGCGCTCCAGGTGGATGGTGTTACTGATCGCGTTGGCGGGCATCCTCACCGCGGCTCCGGCCGCCGCTGCGCCGCAGGGACCGGATGTGTCGTCTTGGCAGCATCCCAACAAGATGTTGATCGACTGGTTCGCGGTCCGGCACGCGGGCTATGAGTTCGCCATGGTCAAGGCGACCGAGGGCCTGCACTACATGAATCCGCATTTCGTCCCCGACAGCGTGATCATGCGGATGGCCGGAGTCGCCCGGGGCACTTACCATTACGCGCGCCCCCAGCTGCCGCCGGAAGCGCAGGCCGTGCTGTATTCGACCGTGGTGCTGGGCCAGAACGGGCCGCTGGACCTGCCGCCCGTGCTCGACCTCGAGGACAGCGGCGGCCTGGCCCCGGACCAGCTGATCGATTGGACGCAGCGCTATCTGAACACGGTGCAGGCCATGACCGGACGGGTGCCGATCATCTACACCTATCCGAACTTCTGGAAAACGGCCATGGCCAACACGAATCAGTTCACCCGGTACCCGCTGTGGATCGCCGACTACCGCGGCAACTCCGAACCCGAGGTGCCCGGCGGGTGGCCTGCCTGGACGTTCTGGCAGACCACCGACAGCGGCACCATCCCGGGCATTCCCGCCCAGGTCGATCTCAACGTATACAGCGGGGCCCAAGGCGATTTCGCGCGCTTCGCCAATATGTGA
- a CDS encoding PhoX family phosphatase: MKPLALFVKHDGQSSRAAVTCEYKCGNACFHEVPNTSGGEYFGDLVASLNRRGLIKGGAAAVLAVGAGSALAACGADTPTDAPTPVAKAAGTPGTGTAFTAVAPNKEDAVVIPEGYEQGVVIRWGDPIFADAPAFDFDKQSAAAQAKQFGYNSDFAALMPIEGQANSYLLVVNHEYTTGPHMFRGYNKDAPTPEQIAITMAAHGLSVVEVKGESGTGKLTPVFGKYNRRITATSEFKLTGPAAGSAFVTTSADPTGTKILGTFANCAGGVTPWGTVLSGEENFNGYFANGDKIGNTRTKRYGFAAGKTANGWETADKRFDLEKEPFEANRFGYVVEVDPWDPNSVPLKHSAMGRLKHEGANIYVTANGDVVAYTGDDEKFDYMYKFVSKRKMQSGTSASSRRENMKILSEGTLYVAKLTGDHADKIDGTGAKPSDQGFTGKGQWIPLLESTGDGTGKSLVEGMSAAEVAVFTRLAADKVGATKMDRPEDFEANPYTGKVYVALTNNDNRGAEGKAGVDEANPRKLNKNGQILEIDDKHTGTEFTWSLLLVCGDPAAADTYYAGFDKTKVSPISCPDNLAFDPYGNLWISTDGNALKSNDGLFSVVLDGPNRGETKQFLTVPRGGETCGPIVTEQRVMVCVQHPGEADDATPENPLSHWPDGGAAQPRSSVVAVWKKGGARIGV; the protein is encoded by the coding sequence GTGAAACCGCTAGCCCTCTTCGTCAAGCACGACGGCCAGTCGTCGCGTGCCGCCGTGACCTGTGAATACAAGTGTGGCAATGCCTGCTTCCACGAGGTGCCCAACACCTCCGGGGGCGAGTACTTCGGTGACCTCGTCGCCTCGCTGAACCGCCGCGGCCTGATCAAGGGTGGCGCGGCCGCCGTGCTCGCGGTCGGCGCCGGCAGCGCCCTGGCCGCCTGTGGCGCCGACACGCCCACCGACGCGCCGACCCCGGTGGCCAAGGCCGCGGGTACGCCCGGCACCGGCACCGCCTTCACCGCCGTCGCCCCGAACAAGGAAGACGCGGTCGTCATCCCCGAGGGCTACGAGCAGGGTGTCGTAATCCGCTGGGGCGACCCGATTTTCGCCGACGCGCCCGCGTTCGACTTCGACAAGCAGTCCGCCGCGGCGCAGGCCAAGCAGTTCGGCTACAACAGCGACTTCGCGGCCCTGATGCCCATCGAGGGCCAGGCCAACTCCTATCTGTTGGTCGTCAATCACGAGTACACCACCGGCCCGCACATGTTCCGCGGCTACAACAAGGACGCCCCGACCCCCGAGCAGATCGCCATCACCATGGCGGCGCACGGTCTGTCGGTCGTCGAGGTCAAGGGCGAATCCGGCACCGGCAAGCTGACTCCGGTGTTCGGCAAGTACAACCGCCGCATCACCGCGACCAGCGAGTTCAAGCTGACCGGCCCGGCCGCGGGCAGCGCGTTCGTCACCACCTCCGCCGATCCGACCGGTACCAAGATCCTGGGCACCTTCGCCAACTGCGCGGGCGGCGTGACCCCTTGGGGCACCGTGCTTTCCGGTGAAGAGAACTTCAACGGCTACTTCGCCAACGGCGACAAGATCGGCAATACCCGCACCAAGCGCTACGGTTTCGCCGCGGGCAAGACCGCCAACGGCTGGGAGACCGCCGACAAGCGCTTCGACCTGGAGAAGGAACCGTTCGAGGCGAACCGGTTCGGCTACGTCGTCGAGGTCGACCCGTGGGACCCGAACTCGGTGCCGCTCAAGCATTCCGCGATGGGCCGCCTCAAGCACGAGGGCGCCAACATCTACGTCACCGCGAACGGTGACGTCGTCGCCTACACCGGCGACGACGAAAAGTTCGACTACATGTACAAATTCGTCTCCAAGCGCAAGATGCAGTCCGGCACCAGCGCGTCCAGCCGGCGCGAGAACATGAAGATCCTGTCCGAGGGCACGCTCTACGTCGCGAAGCTGACCGGCGACCACGCCGACAAAATCGACGGCACCGGCGCCAAGCCGTCGGACCAGGGTTTCACCGGTAAGGGCCAGTGGATTCCGCTGCTGGAGTCGACCGGCGACGGCACGGGCAAGTCGCTGGTCGAGGGCATGTCGGCGGCCGAGGTCGCGGTGTTCACCCGCCTGGCCGCGGACAAGGTCGGCGCCACCAAGATGGATCGCCCCGAGGATTTCGAGGCCAATCCCTACACCGGCAAGGTGTATGTCGCGCTGACCAACAACGACAACCGCGGCGCCGAGGGCAAAGCCGGTGTGGACGAGGCGAATCCGCGCAAGCTGAACAAGAACGGCCAGATCCTCGAGATCGACGACAAGCACACCGGCACCGAGTTCACCTGGTCGCTGCTGCTGGTCTGCGGTGACCCGGCCGCCGCCGACACCTACTACGCCGGTTTCGACAAGACCAAGGTCAGCCCGATCTCCTGCCCGGACAACCTGGCCTTCGACCCGTACGGCAACCTGTGGATCTCCACCGACGGCAACGCCCTCAAGTCCAACGACGGCCTGTTCTCGGTGGTGCTCGACGGCCCGAATCGTGGTGAGACCAAACAGTTCCTGACAGTGCCGCGCGGCGGCGAGACCTGCGGCCCGATCGTCACCGAGCAGCGGGTCATGGTGTGCGTGCAGCATCCGGGCGAGGCCGACGACGCCACCCCGGAGAACCCGCTGTCGCACTGGCCCGATGGTGGCGCCGCCCAGCCGCGTTCGTCCGTGGTCGCGGTGTGGAAGAAGGGCGGCGCCCGCATCGGCGTCTGA
- a CDS encoding lipoprotein LpqH, translating into MNIKTAAAVIAATSALALGLTACGDDAKSSNPAPADKPATSAAPAPAPAGKSAASVDGKALTASFDTTCAKQGGILALALTDNNNAAHGQLTVSATISGDTVQAVGIAGSKGGSNGLPYAVGYGNGQPGGSAKLVKDGNTYKVTGEGVGVPDMTNPMAGAPAAKFDITFACSTIVG; encoded by the coding sequence ATGAACATCAAGACCGCCGCCGCTGTCATCGCCGCCACCTCCGCCCTCGCCCTGGGCCTCACCGCCTGTGGCGACGACGCGAAGAGCAGCAACCCCGCCCCCGCCGACAAGCCCGCCACCTCCGCGGCCCCGGCCCCCGCTCCGGCGGGCAAGTCCGCCGCCTCGGTCGACGGCAAGGCGCTCACGGCCAGCTTCGACACCACCTGCGCCAAGCAGGGCGGCATCCTCGCCCTCGCGCTGACCGATAACAACAACGCCGCCCACGGCCAGCTCACCGTCAGCGCCACCATCAGCGGTGACACCGTGCAGGCCGTCGGTATCGCGGGCAGCAAGGGCGGCTCGAACGGCCTGCCCTACGCGGTCGGCTACGGCAACGGCCAGCCCGGCGGCTCGGCCAAGCTCGTCAAGGACGGCAACACCTACAAGGTGACCGGCGAGGGCGTCGGGGTCCCGGATATGACCAACCCGATGGCCGGTGCGCCCGCCGCGAAGTTCGACATCACCTTCGCGTGCTCGACCATCGTCGGCTGA